The window AGCCGGGCCGCACCTCGAAATGGACCTTCTCGACCGAGTAGTCCCCATGCTCAATGCGGTCGAATATTTTCGCGTTCAGCGGGGTCTCCTTTGGCATCGGCACCAGCCCGGAAGAGAGCAGCACCCGGCGCCGAAGGCGCGCCGCCGTCTCCTCCCACGCCTCGCGGGTGTCGAAACGCGGCATGGTGAAGACCGTGTCCGTGTGGCGCACCCGCTCCGCGCGCAAGTCCGCCGCCGCGTCCGGCGATTTGTGGTTGGCCCGCGTGTTGGCCGCAAAACGGGCCGGGTCAAAACCGGCGCTCCGGCTCAACGCCACGGCGGAGACCCCGCCGCCGGGCGAGACCGTGCAGGCGCCCGTCTTCAGGGACACCGCGCCCAACGCGGCCCAGGCGTGGGTGGCGTTCTTCTCCTCCGCCTTGGCCGTGCCGGCCAGTTCCTTGTCCCCCACGGTGACGCGGGCCTCCGCGCCCGCCTCTGCCCAGGCCCAGACCTGATACTCGCCGGCCTGTTCCACCTCGATGGCCCCCCCCGCCAGCACGCCCGCGCTGAAAACGCCGGAAGTTTCCAGCAGGGTTTCGGGTCCGGCGCCGGCGGTGTGGATGGACATCATCAGGGTGGCGCACAGCATGGGTATCACGGGTTGTCTCCTTTTCAGGCGGGGCGCCTGGCGTTTCACAGTCCGGCAAATCCCCAACAACATAAGGCATACGCCCCCCCGGTGCAACTATCCCAGGGCAAACGCATCTAAAAAATGCGGCGATGTGACACGCTGGCCGGGTGGCGCGGGTGTCTTCTTTTGTTCTTTATCTTGCTCTTGCTCTTGCTCTTGCTCCAAACTTCCAACTGAACTTGGCCTTCGAATCCGCCACCTCTTCCCCGGCTGTCGGCGTGTGCCCGGTCCTCTTGGACGGCACGTTCACTGCGGGAAATTTTATGCTCTTTTGATGCACCGCGAGTGTCTCATGGTCAAAAGGCATGTGGCGGCCTCCGCTGAAACAGGAGTAGAGCAAGAGCAAGATAAAGAGCAAGAAAAGCCGGGATGACAGGGTGAGGGGTATTTGCGCACGCGAGGAACGATGGAATGCGGCAGTAGTAGACACGTTTGCCCGGTGCAACAATCCGCGCGGGGTTGCGGCGCGCGGTCCCGCCGTTTAGAATACCGTCCTTGTCCAACACAGGCGCGGCGCGCCGCAAACAGGAGCAGGGCCATGGAAAAACTCGGCGTTGGAATCATTGGGACGGGCTGGGTCGCGGGGGAGCACCTGCGCGCGTATCTGGCGCACCCGGAGACGGAGGTCCGCGCCGTGTGCGACATCAACCCGGAGCGCGCCGCCGCCTTCGTGTCGGCCAACGGTCTGGACTGCGCGGTCACGGATGATTTCACGGCCCTGCTGGCGCGGGACGACATCCAGGTTGTCAGCATCACCTCGCCGCCAAACTGCCATTGCGCCCAGGCCGTGGCCGCCGCGCGCGCGGGCAAGCACATGCTTTTGGAGAAGGCCATGGCCACCACGGTGGACGACGCGCGGGCCATCCGCGACGCCGTGGCGGAGGCGGGGGTGCGCTCCGTGGTGGGCTTTGTGCTGCGCTGGAACCCGCTTTTCGAGCTGATCAAGACCCAGCTCGCGGATGACGCGCTGGGCCGGGTCTATTTCGGCGAGGTGGACTATTACCACGGCATCGGCCCCTGGTACGGCCAGTATGGCTGGAACGTGAAAAAGGACGTGGGCGTGAGCTCGCTCCTTTCGGCCGGCATCCACGCCATGGACGCCCTGCGCTGGTTCATGGGGGGTAAGATTGTCGAGGTGACCCAGTACGCCACGTCCATCCGGGGCGAGGCCTTCAAGGAGTACGAGTACCCGCCGACCACGGTGACCATCTGCCGCTTCGAGGACGGGCGCGTGGGCAAGGTGGCCTCGGCCATCGCCTGTGTCCAGCCCTATGTCTTCAACATCAACCTGGTGGGCGAGCATGGCACCATCCGAAACAATCAGGTGTTCTCGAAGCGCAAGTATCCCGGCCAGACCGGCTGGACCACGGTGCCGACCATCCTGCCGGACAGCGGCGACGTGAGCCACCACCCCTTCACGGGCGAGGTGGCCCATTTGGTGGACTGCATCCGTTCGGGGAAAGAGTCCCACGCGGGCGCGGCGGAGGCCTA is drawn from Candidatus Hydrogenedentota bacterium and contains these coding sequences:
- a CDS encoding Gfo/Idh/MocA family oxidoreductase is translated as MEKLGVGIIGTGWVAGEHLRAYLAHPETEVRAVCDINPERAAAFVSANGLDCAVTDDFTALLARDDIQVVSITSPPNCHCAQAVAAARAGKHMLLEKAMATTVDDARAIRDAVAEAGVRSVVGFVLRWNPLFELIKTQLADDALGRVYFGEVDYYHGIGPWYGQYGWNVKKDVGVSSLLSAGIHAMDALRWFMGGKIVEVTQYATSIRGEAFKEYEYPPTTVTICRFEDGRVGKVASAIACVQPYVFNINLVGEHGTIRNNQVFSKRKYPGQTGWTTVPTILPDSGDVSHHPFTGEVAHLVDCIRSGKESHAGAAEAYLTHEVCFAADLSGETGRPVTLPLA